The Salvelinus sp. IW2-2015 linkage group LG6.2, ASM291031v2, whole genome shotgun sequence genome window below encodes:
- the LOC111965692 gene encoding coiled-coil domain-containing protein 85B: MGSDSEIYNRELSKMSDEDLLACSKEELVRRLRKEESEKISALIQRGRLIKEVNKQLQGHLLEIRELKTINQRLQEENTELRDLCCFLDDDRLKVKKLAREWQLFGHHAAKVMREDLGGYLKKLSDLERMQDGLVKENLDLKELCLVLEEECVSRSDSSPGGSTELNLPCMVSRDLGDGSSSTGSVGSPDQLHLVCSPDD, translated from the coding sequence ATGGGGAGTGACAGTGAGATTTACAACAGAGAGTTGTCAAAGATGTCTGACGAGGATTTACTCGCCTGCTCTAAAGAAGAGCTGGTGAGGCGACTGCGTAaagaggagtctgaaaagatcTCTGCTCTTATCCAGCGTGGTCGGCTGATAAAAGAAGTCAACAAACAATTACAAGGCCACCTGCTTGAGATCAGGGAGCTGAAAACCATCAACCAGCGTCTCCAGGAAGAAAACACAGAATTGCGCGACTTGTGCTGTTTCCTTGATGATGACCGACTAAAGGTGAAGAAGCTGGCCCGGGAATGGCAGCTGTTCGGTCACCACGCAGCCAAAGTGATGCGTGAGGATCTGGGCGGCTACTTGAAAAAACTGTCCGACCTAGAGCGCATGCAAGACGGATTAGTGAAGGAGAATCTGGACCTGAAAGAGCTCTGTCTGGTCCTGGAGGAGGAGTGTGTCAGCAGGAGTGACTCCAGTCCCGGTGGATCCACTGAGCTCAACCTGCCGTGCATGGTGTCCCGAGACCTGGGGGATGGAAGTTCAAGCACTGGGAGCGTTGGTAGTCCGGACCAGCTCCACCTGGTTTGCTCACCTGATGACTGA
- the LOC111965691 gene encoding fos-related antigen 1-like: protein MYRNFGDMGRGGSSTYPNSDSGPPHTASSAVSQDTSTSTTQQHQKFTVAGGSQFVPSLNDITSNQDLQWLVQPSLIGPAGPSWPPRPPCPPVAGMRSFNPSPSQPHLYRPGVIRAAASSGSTTRRRNDEHLSPEELARRRIRRERNKQAAAKCRNRRRELTDTLQSETDELEVKKSHLQKEIAQLQKDKEKLELVIEAHRPICKIQDSDSDSDPSSGLPSLGIKIEPVDLPRSSVKSQSKIKKPKPQIIIPARPVTSFTVPIESESLHTPILISTPSLTPFMASLVFSYPSGSLDSSSTSSSQALPPLPSSSQQDVAQQSRNPQPCSIAHRRSSSSGDQSDHSLNSPTIFTL from the exons ATGTACCGGAACTTTGGGGACATGGGCCGCGGAGGCAGCTCTACGTACCCCAACAGCGACTCTGGGCCCCCACACACCGCATCGAGCGCTGTATCCCAGGACACCAGCACTTCAACCACTCAACAACATCAG AAGTTCACTGTGGCAGGAGGCAGTCAGTTTGTTCCCAGTCTCAACGACATCACTTCCAACCAAGACCTCCAGTGGTTGGTCCAGCCCTCCCTCATCGGTCCAGCTGGCCCCTCATGGCCTCCACGTCCTCCTTGCCCACCTGTAGCAGGAATGAGGTCCTTCAACCCCTCACCTTCCCAACCACACCTTTACAGACCAGGGGTCATAAGGGCTGCGGCAAGTTCCGGAAGCACGACCAGACGCAGGAACGATGAACAT TTGTCCCCAGAGGAGTTGGCAAGACGCAGAATAAGGAGGGAGCGTAACAAACAGGCAGCTGCCAAGTGTCGTAACCGCCGACGTGAGCTGACAGACACGCTGCAAAGC GAGACAGACGAGTTGGAAGTTAAAAAGTCCCATCTGCAGAAGGAGATTGCTCAACTACAGAAGGACAAAGAAAAGCTAGAGTTGGTCATAGAGGCCCACCGTCCCATTTGCAAGATCCAGGACTCTGACTCGGATTCTGACCCGAGCTCAGGGCTTCCCTCATTAGGAATTAAAATCGAGCCTGTGGACCTACCACGGTCCTCAGTAAAGAGCCAATCAAAGATTAAGAAGCCCAAACCCCAAATTATTATCCCTGCTCGTCCTGTGACATCCTTTACCGTCCCCATAGAATCTGAGTCCCTTCACACCCCAATTCTTATTTCTACTCCATCTCTTACTCCTTTCATGGCTAGTCTGGTCTTCAGTTATCCCTCTGGCTCTCTAGACTCCAGTTCCACTAGTTCATCCCAGGCTCTACCGCCTCTGCCATCTTCCTCTCAACAGGATGTGGCCCAGCAGTCTCGAAACCCCCAGCCCTGTAGTATTGCCCATCGCCGTAGCAGCAGCAGTGGGGACCAATCAGATCACTCCCTAAACTCCCCTACCATCTTCACACTGTGA